The following are from one region of the Lytechinus variegatus isolate NC3 chromosome 4, Lvar_3.0, whole genome shotgun sequence genome:
- the LOC121414530 gene encoding tubulin alpha-2/alpha-4 chain-like translates to MRECISVHVGQAGVQIGNACWELYCLEHGIQPDGQMPSDKTLGGGDDSFNTFFSETGAGKHVPRAVFVDLEPTVVDEVRTGSYRQLFHPEQLITGKEDAANNYARGHYTIGRELIDIVLDRIRKLADQCTGLQGFLIFHSFGGGTGSGFSSLLMERLSVDYGKKSKLEFAIYPAPQVATAVVEPYNAILTTHTTLEHSDCAFMVDNEAIYDICRRNLDIERPTYTNLNRLIGQIVSSITASLRFDGALNVDLTEFQTNLVPYPRIHFPLATYAPVISAEKAYHEQLTVAEVTNACFEPANQMVKCDPRHGKYMACCLLFRGDVVPKDVNAAIANIKTKRTIQFVDWCPTGFKVGINYQPPTVVPGGDLAKVQRAVCMLSNTTAIAEAWARLDHKFDLMYAKRAFVHWYVGEGMEEGEFSEAREDLAALEKDYEEVGVDSTEGDEGEEEPEEEY, encoded by the exons CGTGAATGTATCTCAGTCCACGTCGGCCAGGCCGGAGTCCAGATCGGTAATGCCTGCTGGGAGCTGTACTGCCTTGAGCACGGCATCCAGCCCGACGGTCAGATGCCTTCGGACAAGACCTTAGGAGGTGGCGATGACTCCTTCAACACCTTCTTCAGTGAGACTGGAGCTGGCAAGCACGTTCCTCGAGCTGTCTTTGTCGATCTTGAACCAACGGTAGTAG ATGAGGTCAGAACGGGTTCATACCGCCAGCTCTTTCACCCTGAGCAGCTGATCACCGGCAAGGAGGATGCTGCCAACAACTACGCCCGTGGCCACTACACCATCGGTCGGGAACTCATAGATATTGTCCTTGATCGCATCAGAAAACTG GCTGACCAATGCACGGGTCTTCAGGGATTCCTCATCTTCCACAGTTTCGGCGGCGGTACCGGTTCTGGATTTTCCTCCCTGCTCATGGAGCGTCTCTCCGTCGATTACGGAAAGAAGTCAAAGCTTGAGTTCGCTATCTACCCAGCTCCACAGGTCGCCACTGCTGTCGTCGAGCCATATAATGCCATCCTGACAACCCACACCACCCTCGAGCACTCCGACTGTGCCTTCATGGTTGACAACGAGGCTATCTACGATATCTGCAGACGTAACCTCGACATCGAGCGTCCCACATACACCAACTTGAACCGTCTCATCGGCCAGATTGTCTCCTCTATCACTGCTTCCCTGCGATTCGACGGCGCCCTCAACGTCGATCTTACCGAGTTCCAGACCAACTTGGTGCCATACCCACGTATCCATTTCCCTCTCGCTACCTATGCCCCAGTCATCTCTGCTGAGAAGGCCTACCATGAGCAGCTGACCGTCGCAGAGGTCACCAATGCCTGCTTCGAGCCTGCCAACCAGATGGTTAAATGCGATCCTCGTCATGGCAAATACATGGCTTGCTGTCTTCTTTTCCGTGGTGATGTCGTTCCTAAGGATGTCAACGCCGCCATCGCTAACATCAAGACCAAGCGTACCATCCAGTTCGTTGACTGGTGTCCAACTGGCTTCAAGGTCGGTATCAACTACCAGCCACCCACCGTCGTTCCTGGTGGTGATCTCGCCAAGGTTCAGCGTGCCGTCTGCATGTTGAGCAATACCACCGCCATCGCCGAAGCCTGGGCACGTCTCGACCACAAGTTCGATCTGATGTACGCCAAGCGTGCTTTCGTCCATTGGTACGTCGGAGAGGGTATGGAGGAAGGAGAGTTTTCTGAGGCCCGTGAAGATCTTGCTGCTCTTGAGAAGGATTACGAAGAAGTTGGTGTCGATTCCACAGAAGGAGATGAAGGAGAGGAGGAGCCCGAGGAAGAATATTAG